The following are from one region of the Cloacibacterium sp. TD35 genome:
- a CDS encoding dipeptidase, protein MSDTQSYIQQNKQRFLDELIELLKIASISADPAYNQDVLNCADAVAKHLANAGADQVEICETKGYPVVYGEKIINPELPTVLVYGHYDVQPADPLELWESGPFEPVVKKTELHPEGAIFARGSADDKGQFFMHVKAFEAMMKTNSLPCNIKFIIEGEEEVGSVSLAGFLEENKEKLSCDVILISDTHIYSNEQPTVTTGLRGLSYMEVEVEGPNRDLHSGLYGGAVPNPINVLAEMIAKLHDEEGRITIDGFYDNVEIVSAEDRAEMNKLKDNPEEFKKSIGLSGVEGETGYTTLERTSIRPTLDVNGIWGGYTGEGAKTVIPSKAFAKISMRLVPYQTDEEITEKFTKYFEKIAPASVKVKVTPHHGGMPYVLQSNTKEFQAAKKAMEKAFGKEVLPYRSGGSIPITSLFEKILGAKSVLMGFGLDSDAIHSPNEHYGLYNFYKGIESIPYFFEFYTQQ, encoded by the coding sequence ATGTCGGACACACAAAGTTATATCCAACAAAACAAGCAACGTTTTCTAGACGAATTGATAGAATTATTGAAGATTGCTTCTATTTCTGCAGACCCAGCTTACAATCAAGATGTGCTCAATTGTGCTGATGCTGTGGCAAAACACCTTGCCAATGCAGGAGCAGATCAAGTAGAAATCTGCGAGACCAAAGGTTATCCTGTGGTTTATGGTGAAAAAATCATCAATCCAGAATTACCAACCGTTTTGGTTTATGGTCACTATGATGTTCAACCTGCAGATCCATTAGAATTATGGGAAAGCGGGCCTTTTGAACCCGTGGTTAAAAAGACAGAACTTCACCCAGAAGGTGCTATTTTCGCAAGAGGAAGCGCAGATGATAAAGGCCAATTCTTCATGCACGTAAAAGCTTTTGAAGCTATGATGAAAACCAATTCTCTACCTTGTAATATTAAATTCATTATTGAAGGAGAAGAAGAAGTAGGTTCAGTAAGTTTAGCTGGATTTTTAGAAGAAAATAAAGAAAAACTTTCTTGTGATGTAATTTTAATTTCAGACACGCATATTTATTCTAACGAACAACCGACTGTGACTACTGGTCTTAGAGGTTTAAGTTATATGGAAGTAGAAGTAGAAGGTCCGAACAGAGATTTACACTCAGGTTTATATGGTGGTGCTGTTCCTAATCCAATTAATGTTTTAGCAGAAATGATTGCTAAACTTCATGATGAAGAAGGAAGGATTACCATCGATGGTTTTTATGATAATGTAGAAATCGTTTCTGCTGAAGACAGAGCAGAAATGAATAAATTAAAAGACAACCCAGAAGAATTCAAAAAATCAATTGGATTAAGTGGGGTAGAAGGCGAAACTGGTTATACTACCTTAGAAAGAACTTCTATAAGACCTACTCTTGATGTAAACGGAATTTGGGGAGGTTACACAGGTGAAGGCGCTAAAACCGTAATTCCGAGCAAAGCATTTGCTAAAATTTCTATGAGATTGGTTCCTTATCAAACTGACGAAGAAATCACTGAAAAGTTTACAAAATATTTTGAAAAAATAGCTCCAGCTTCTGTTAAAGTAAAAGTTACGCCTCATCACGGTGGAATGCCTTATGTTTTACAAAGCAATACCAAAGAATTCCAAGCGGCTAAAAAAGCTATGGAAAAAGCCTTTGGTAAAGAAGTTTTACCATATAGAAGTGGCGGAAGTATTCCTATTACTTCTCTTTTTGAGAAAATTTTAGGAGCAAAATCAGTTTTAATGGGCTTCGGTTTAGATTCTGATGCAATTCACTCGCCAAATGAACACTACGGATTGTATAATTTCTACAAAGGAATAGAAAGTATTCCATATTTCTTTGAATTTTATACTCAACAATAA
- a CDS encoding electron transfer flavoprotein subunit beta/FixA family protein → MKILVCISSVPDTTSKINFTADKSAFDKNGIQWVINPYDEFALTKAIKLQESQGATVTIATVGDAAAEAVMRKALAIGANDAIRVNAEPQDSITVAKELAKIVEEGGYDLVLCGKESIDYNGAAVPAMIAQLLNKPFVNACVGLEVNGAEATAVREIEGGKETLSVKLPAVIAGQKGMVEEKDLIIPNMRGIMSARTKPLTVKEPTETDVKVSAVSFDAVPARAQVKLVSADNLDELVRLLHEEAKVI, encoded by the coding sequence ATGAAAATATTAGTTTGTATTAGTAGTGTTCCAGATACTACTTCTAAAATTAACTTTACTGCAGATAAATCTGCTTTTGACAAAAACGGAATTCAGTGGGTAATTAATCCTTACGACGAATTTGCTCTTACAAAAGCAATAAAATTACAAGAATCACAAGGCGCTACCGTTACCATCGCTACTGTAGGTGATGCTGCTGCTGAGGCTGTAATGAGAAAAGCTCTTGCCATAGGTGCAAATGACGCGATAAGAGTAAATGCTGAACCACAAGACAGTATTACCGTAGCTAAAGAATTGGCTAAAATTGTAGAAGAAGGAGGGTATGACTTAGTATTATGCGGTAAAGAATCTATTGATTATAATGGTGCTGCAGTTCCAGCAATGATTGCTCAATTGCTTAATAAACCTTTCGTAAATGCATGCGTAGGTTTAGAAGTAAATGGTGCAGAAGCTACTGCAGTGAGAGAAATTGAAGGAGGAAAAGAAACATTATCTGTTAAACTTCCTGCTGTAATCGCTGGTCAAAAAGGTATGGTAGAAGAAAAAGACCTTATTATTCCTAACATGAGAGGAATTATGTCTGCTAGAACTAAACCATTAACGGTAAAAGAACCGACTGAAACAGATGTTAAAGTAAGTGCAGTATCTTTTGATGCTGTTCCGGCAAGAGCTCAAGTAAAACTAGTTTCTGCGGATAATCTAGATGAATTGGTAAGATTACTTCACGAAGAAGCAAAAGTTATCTAA
- a CDS encoding nucleoside permease, with amino-acid sequence MNIKFRLTLLSFLQFFVWGAWLITIANYWFGTKQWDGTKFGAVFSTMGIASVFMPTLVGIIADRWINAERIYGILHILYAAVLFYLPQVTTPDTFFVVMLLAMVFYMPTIALANSISYTLLKNNNYDVVKDFPPIRVWGTIGFIVAMWITNLSGNKASEYQFYIAGTAAVLLGLYSFALPACKPQKLISKDSSLVEVLGLNAFKLFGNYKMALFFIFSMFLGGALQLTNAYGDVFLSEFENFPKYADSFVVKYSTIIMSISQVSETLFILAIPFFLRKYGIKNVMLMSMFAWVLRFGLFSFGNPTSGLWMIILSCIIYGMAFDFFNISGSLFVETNTNSKIRSSAQGLFMMMTNGFGAIIGSVSAGWAIDKFFTHKFSTADSLAGFLDTTVDNSKFVEFIGKQGSSIVNGTLTKEIAMKDWPHIWLAFAAYALVIAVLFALMFKHKHNPEAIGNVSH; translated from the coding sequence ATGAATATTAAATTTAGACTGACATTGCTAAGTTTTCTGCAATTTTTTGTTTGGGGAGCTTGGTTAATCACCATCGCAAATTATTGGTTTGGAACCAAACAATGGGATGGAACAAAGTTTGGCGCTGTATTTAGCACTATGGGAATCGCTTCTGTATTTATGCCTACATTAGTAGGTATTATAGCAGATAGATGGATTAATGCTGAGAGAATTTATGGAATTCTACACATTTTATATGCTGCCGTTCTTTTTTATTTGCCACAGGTTACCACGCCAGATACATTTTTTGTAGTTATGCTTCTAGCAATGGTTTTTTATATGCCTACGATAGCATTAGCAAACTCTATTTCTTATACTTTACTTAAAAACAATAACTATGATGTGGTAAAAGATTTTCCACCGATTAGAGTATGGGGAACAATTGGTTTCATCGTAGCGATGTGGATTACTAATTTATCTGGTAATAAAGCTTCAGAATATCAGTTCTATATTGCAGGAACCGCAGCAGTATTACTCGGTTTATATTCATTTGCATTACCAGCTTGTAAACCACAAAAATTAATTTCAAAAGACTCTTCATTAGTAGAAGTTTTAGGTCTAAATGCATTCAAACTTTTTGGAAATTACAAAATGGCTCTTTTCTTCATATTTTCTATGTTTTTAGGAGGCGCTTTACAATTAACCAATGCTTATGGAGATGTATTTCTTAGCGAATTTGAGAATTTCCCAAAATATGCTGATTCATTCGTAGTGAAATATTCTACCATTATCATGTCTATTTCTCAAGTTTCTGAAACTTTATTCATCCTTGCTATTCCTTTTTTCTTAAGAAAATATGGAATCAAAAACGTAATGTTAATGAGTATGTTTGCTTGGGTATTAAGATTTGGTTTATTCAGTTTTGGCAATCCTACTTCAGGACTTTGGATGATTATTTTATCATGTATTATCTACGGAATGGCTTTTGATTTCTTCAATATTTCTGGTTCACTTTTCGTAGAAACCAATACCAATTCTAAAATTCGGTCTTCAGCTCAAGGTTTATTTATGATGATGACCAATGGCTTCGGAGCAATTATCGGAAGCGTTTCAGCTGGTTGGGCTATTGATAAATTCTTTACTCATAAATTCTCAACCGCAGATTCTTTAGCTGGATTTTTAGATACTACAGTAGATAATTCTAAATTTGTAGAATTCATTGGAAAACAAGGTTCTTCTATTGTAAATGGTACGTTAACTAAAGAAATTGCCATGAAAGATTGGCCACATATTTGGTTAGCTTTCGCTGCATATGCTTTAGTGATTGCAGTACTTTTCGCCTTAATGTTTAAACACAAGCACAATCCAGAAGCAATAGGAAACGTATCACATTAA
- a CDS encoding acetyl-CoA C-acyltransferase translates to MKEVFIVSAARTPMGSFLGSLSSIPAPKLGSIAIKGALDKINLDAKHVQEAYMGNVLQAGEGQAPARQAALGAGLSNETPSTTINKVCASGMKAVMMASQSIKSGDQDVIVAGGMENMSQVPHYYSARNAVKLGDVKMQDGMLVDGLTDVYNKVHMGVCAEKCAAEYQFSRADQDNFAIQSYKRSAEAWASGKFKDEIVPVEIPQRKGEPIIFAEDEEYKNVNFDRIGTLPTVFQKENGTVTAANASTLNDGASALVLMSKEKMEELGLKPLAKIVSYADAAHEPEWFTTAPSKALPIALKKAGLEVSDIDFFEFNEAFSVVGLVNNKILGLDESKVNVNGGAVSLGHPLGSSGARIIVTLINVLKQNNGKYGAAAICNGGGGASAIVIENL, encoded by the coding sequence ATGAAAGAAGTATTTATCGTTTCAGCTGCAAGAACACCTATGGGAAGTTTTCTAGGAAGTTTATCTAGCATTCCTGCCCCTAAATTAGGTTCTATTGCTATCAAAGGAGCGTTAGACAAAATCAATCTTGACGCAAAACACGTTCAAGAAGCTTATATGGGTAATGTTTTACAAGCTGGAGAAGGTCAAGCTCCTGCTCGTCAAGCAGCATTAGGTGCTGGATTATCAAACGAAACACCTTCTACTACGATTAATAAAGTATGTGCTTCTGGGATGAAAGCCGTAATGATGGCATCACAGTCTATTAAATCTGGTGACCAAGACGTAATCGTAGCTGGTGGAATGGAAAACATGAGCCAAGTTCCGCATTATTATAGCGCAAGAAATGCTGTAAAATTGGGAGATGTAAAAATGCAAGACGGAATGTTAGTTGACGGCTTGACTGATGTTTACAATAAAGTTCACATGGGAGTTTGTGCAGAAAAATGTGCTGCAGAATATCAATTCTCAAGGGCAGACCAAGACAACTTCGCGATTCAGTCTTATAAAAGAAGTGCAGAAGCTTGGGCTTCTGGAAAATTTAAAGATGAAATCGTTCCTGTAGAAATTCCACAAAGAAAAGGAGAGCCTATCATTTTCGCAGAAGACGAAGAATATAAAAATGTAAATTTTGACAGAATCGGAACTTTGCCTACTGTTTTCCAAAAAGAAAATGGAACGGTAACGGCTGCTAATGCTTCTACCTTGAATGATGGAGCTTCTGCATTGGTTTTAATGTCAAAAGAAAAAATGGAAGAATTGGGCTTAAAACCTTTGGCAAAAATCGTTTCTTATGCAGATGCTGCTCACGAACCAGAATGGTTTACCACCGCTCCTTCAAAAGCATTGCCAATTGCTCTTAAAAAAGCAGGACTAGAAGTTTCTGATATTGATTTCTTCGAGTTTAATGAAGCTTTTTCTGTAGTTGGCTTAGTAAACAATAAAATTTTAGGTTTAGACGAATCTAAGGTAAATGTAAATGGTGGCGCTGTTTCACTAGGACACCCACTGGGAAGTTCTGGCGCTAGAATTATCGTTACGCTGATTAATGTTCTTAAACAAAACAATGGTAAATACGGTGCTGCTGCAATCTGTAACGGAGGTGGTGGTGCTTCTGCAATTGTGATTGAGAATTTATAA
- a CDS encoding electron transfer flavoprotein subunit alpha/FixB family protein, whose translation MSIFVYTENISGAYKKAALEAVSYAKTVADMSGTDVVAVSINPTDAADVLYKYGASKVVTLKSDALKNFNPKAYAEALATVVDGVVVFPHSTDASSVAPMLAVIKNASLLTNVVSAPVAVSPFEAKRKSFSGKAFMDAKAHGENVVVTISQNSFGIKENPVAGSEEVKEVSVSTEGLTVVNQEKSSGKLDLKEAEVVVSAGRGMKGPENWGMIEELANVLGAATACSKPVSDIGWRPHSEHVGQTGKAIAPNLYVAVGISGAIQHLAGVNSSKTIVVINNDAEAPFFKSADYGVVGDAFQIIPALTEKIKALKGH comes from the coding sequence ATGTCAATTTTTGTATATACCGAAAATATTTCAGGAGCATATAAAAAAGCGGCTCTAGAAGCTGTTTCTTACGCAAAAACAGTTGCAGATATGTCTGGAACTGATGTAGTAGCTGTAAGCATTAACCCTACAGACGCTGCAGATGTTCTTTACAAATATGGAGCTTCTAAAGTTGTTACTCTAAAAAGTGATGCGCTTAAAAACTTTAATCCTAAAGCTTATGCAGAAGCTCTTGCTACTGTAGTAGATGGAGTAGTAGTATTCCCACATTCTACAGATGCCAGTTCTGTAGCTCCTATGCTTGCTGTGATTAAAAACGCTTCATTATTAACCAATGTAGTTTCTGCTCCAGTTGCAGTTTCTCCATTCGAAGCGAAGAGAAAATCTTTCTCTGGAAAAGCTTTTATGGATGCTAAAGCTCATGGTGAAAATGTAGTTGTTACGATTTCTCAAAACTCTTTTGGAATAAAAGAAAATCCAGTAGCGGGTTCTGAAGAAGTAAAAGAAGTTTCTGTTTCTACAGAAGGTCTTACAGTAGTGAATCAAGAAAAATCTTCAGGAAAATTAGACCTTAAAGAAGCAGAAGTAGTAGTTTCTGCTGGTAGAGGCATGAAAGGTCCTGAAAACTGGGGAATGATCGAAGAATTAGCTAATGTTTTAGGTGCAGCTACAGCTTGTTCTAAGCCTGTTTCTGATATCGGTTGGAGACCTCACTCAGAACACGTAGGACAAACAGGTAAGGCCATCGCTCCTAATTTATATGTAGCAGTAGGTATTTCTGGTGCTATTCAGCATTTAGCTGGGGTAAACTCTTCTAAAACCATCGTAGTGATTAATAATGATGCAGAAGCACCATTCTTTAAATCTGCTGATTATGGTGTAGTAGGAGATGCTTTCCAAATTATTCCTGCTCTTACAGAAAAAATTAAAGCATTAAAAGGACACTAA
- a CDS encoding MFS transporter: MKQNIKNNPKIMKAWAFYDWANSVYSLVITSTIFPIYYSIITTAYEKSEYVTETGKWIKVPVRNMINIFGKDYQPDAVYGYSLTISFLIVVILSPILSSLADTIGNKKSFLQFFAYLGATSCMGLAMFTNMNNVFLGLLFSITASVGFWGSLVFYNSFLPDIATPDKQDALSAKGYVYGYIGSVILVVICLALIMFFADTPKEALLYTRISFLFTGAWWFGFSQYTFKHLPQFGEVKDQLPKDLVLLNLKNIFKSHKSNGGFVEVLKDNIIFYIEIVKESFRELYKVGTQLFKTSNLKYFLASFFFYSVGMQTIFLMATLFGKSEINLEQGKLIMTLLLIQIEAIIGAIFFSRLSKRIGNKNVISITIILWIFACLSAYFLKKENPNVEYQFYGIAAIIGLVMGGIQSMSRSTYSRLLPKDSMDNTTYFSFYDVLEKIAIILGTFIFALLIDNYDAIRLFFSQECSLQLPTTSGMRFAALSMSVFFALGLFFIRFLKFNKISDKETL; the protein is encoded by the coding sequence ATGAAACAAAATATCAAAAACAACCCTAAAATTATGAAAGCTTGGGCTTTCTACGACTGGGCGAATTCTGTTTATTCACTGGTAATTACTTCTACCATTTTTCCTATTTATTATTCTATTATTACTACTGCCTACGAAAAAAGTGAGTACGTAACCGAAACTGGAAAATGGATAAAAGTTCCTGTGAGGAATATGATTAATATTTTCGGAAAAGATTATCAACCAGATGCTGTTTATGGCTATTCTCTTACGATTTCGTTTTTGATTGTGGTCATTTTATCGCCTATTTTATCATCTTTAGCAGATACCATTGGAAACAAAAAATCCTTTTTACAATTTTTCGCTTATTTAGGAGCTACTTCTTGTATGGGATTAGCCATGTTTACCAATATGAATAACGTTTTTTTAGGATTGCTTTTCAGTATTACTGCGAGTGTAGGATTCTGGGGAAGTTTGGTTTTTTACAATTCATTCTTGCCGGACATTGCTACGCCAGACAAGCAAGATGCACTTTCCGCAAAAGGTTACGTTTATGGTTACATTGGTTCAGTAATTTTAGTGGTGATTTGTTTAGCATTGATTATGTTTTTTGCAGACACTCCAAAAGAAGCACTTTTATACACTAGAATTTCTTTCTTATTCACTGGTGCATGGTGGTTTGGGTTCTCTCAATATACTTTCAAACATTTACCCCAATTTGGTGAAGTAAAAGACCAATTACCTAAAGATTTAGTATTGCTGAATCTTAAAAATATTTTCAAAAGTCATAAATCAAATGGTGGCTTTGTAGAAGTCTTAAAAGATAATATTATCTTCTATATTGAAATTGTAAAAGAAAGCTTCAGAGAGTTATATAAAGTTGGCACACAATTATTTAAAACCTCTAATCTCAAGTATTTTTTAGCAAGTTTTTTCTTTTACAGCGTTGGGATGCAAACCATTTTCTTAATGGCTACTCTTTTCGGAAAGAGCGAAATCAACCTTGAACAAGGAAAACTAATTATGACCTTATTATTGATTCAAATTGAAGCAATTATTGGTGCTATTTTCTTCTCAAGATTATCAAAAAGAATAGGCAATAAAAATGTCATTAGCATAACCATTATTCTATGGATTTTCGCTTGTCTTTCAGCTTATTTCCTCAAAAAAGAAAATCCAAATGTAGAATATCAATTTTACGGAATTGCAGCCATTATCGGTTTAGTAATGGGAGGCATTCAGTCTATGTCTCGTTCTACGTATAGTAGACTTTTACCAAAAGATTCTATGGATAATACTACGTATTTCAGCTTTTATGATGTGTTAGAAAAAATTGCGATTATCTTAGGAACATTTATTTTTGCTCTATTAATAGACAATTATGATGCAATTAGATTATTCTTCTCTCAAGAATGTTCATTGCAATTACCTACCACTTCAGGAATGAGATTTGCAGCACTTTCTATGTCGGTTTTCTTTGCATTAGGATTATTCTTCATTAGATTTTTAAAATTCAATAAAATATCAGACAAAGAAACTTTGTAA
- a CDS encoding bifunctional nuclease family protein codes for MDYKQLIIRGISYSQTQSGAYALLLEHEETGVKLPVVIGNFEAQSISLGLEKDLRPPRPLTHDLFTKFVNSTHYTLESVIIYQIIDGVFFSNLNFKNTENGEELILDARTSDAVAMAVRFDAPIYTTEQVLNEAGILLEIDNDNELPEPEVASELETSNLRKLSTEELQILLDDAVREEDYDTAMEIQEELKRRNKKID; via the coding sequence ATGGATTATAAACAACTAATCATACGCGGAATATCTTATAGCCAAACTCAGTCTGGAGCATATGCACTGCTTCTGGAACATGAAGAAACTGGCGTAAAACTACCTGTAGTAATTGGTAATTTTGAGGCTCAATCTATTTCTTTAGGCTTAGAAAAAGACTTGAGACCACCTCGTCCACTCACGCATGATTTATTCACCAAATTTGTAAATTCTACCCACTACACACTAGAATCGGTAATTATATACCAAATTATAGACGGAGTATTCTTCTCTAATCTCAATTTTAAAAATACAGAAAACGGTGAAGAACTTATTTTAGATGCCAGAACTTCTGACGCTGTAGCGATGGCAGTTCGTTTTGATGCCCCAATCTATACAACAGAACAAGTATTGAACGAAGCTGGAATTCTTCTAGAAATTGATAATGATAACGAATTACCAGAACCCGAAGTGGCTTCAGAACTTGAAACTTCTAACCTTAGAAAACTTAGTACAGAAGAATTACAAATTTTATTAGATGATGCTGTGAGAGAAGAAGATTATGATACTGCTATGGAAATACAGGAAGAACTCAAAAGACGAAATAAAAAAATTGACTAG